A window of the Bacteroides thetaiotaomicron VPI-5482 genome harbors these coding sequences:
- a CDS encoding ATP-binding protein: MQIHNNTLIVECSAYDFKEMLERKKVKSWLKSVSAFANTDGGSLFYGVNDEGVIVGLENPQADADFISEMMKARLDPVPEVQLIPIEHEGHTLLEVKVKAGTLTPYYYYQDGTRTAYVRVGNESVECNSQQLLSLVLKGTHMTWDSLPTQVDAGKHSFIILANTFREQTHQEWNDKYLESFGLVTPDGKLTNAGLLFVDNCTVFQSRIFCTRWTGLYKDDAISSVEHRANLVLLLKYGMDFIKNYTMSGWVKMPNYRLNLPDYSDRAIFEGLVNHLIHRDYTIMGGEVHIDIYDDRVELVSPGAMLDGTQIQDRDIYKVPSMRRNPVIADVFTQLDYMEKRGSGLRKMRELTEKLPNFLQGKEPQYQTEATSFYTTFYNLNWNESGRIPVEEVANRVNSTLEKYPVNEESSVEKFGVNTKEFGVNEESSVEKFGVNADKFGDTSETQKKVSKTAQKIIDLVISDPSITADNMANKIGVTKRAIEKNIKSLRGMGILVHEGSDKAGYWRIIVKP, translated from the coding sequence ATGCAAATACATAACAATACATTGATAGTGGAATGCTCGGCTTACGATTTCAAGGAAATGCTGGAACGTAAGAAAGTAAAGTCATGGCTTAAATCCGTGTCGGCTTTTGCCAATACGGACGGTGGCAGTTTGTTTTATGGAGTGAATGATGAAGGTGTAATTGTAGGGTTGGAGAATCCACAAGCCGATGCTGATTTTATCAGTGAAATGATGAAGGCACGACTTGACCCTGTGCCGGAAGTTCAGCTTATTCCGATAGAACACGAAGGGCATACCCTGCTTGAAGTGAAAGTAAAGGCAGGAACGCTTACACCTTATTACTATTATCAGGATGGGACACGTACCGCATATGTACGAGTTGGCAATGAAAGTGTAGAATGCAACTCCCAACAATTACTTTCGTTGGTATTAAAAGGCACGCACATGACATGGGATTCTCTTCCTACCCAAGTGGATGCCGGCAAACATTCTTTCATCATCCTTGCCAATACTTTCCGTGAGCAAACCCATCAAGAATGGAACGACAAGTATCTGGAATCATTCGGACTAGTAACTCCTGACGGCAAACTGACCAATGCAGGATTGCTGTTTGTGGATAATTGCACGGTATTTCAATCGCGTATTTTCTGCACCCGTTGGACTGGACTCTATAAGGATGATGCCATCAGTTCCGTAGAACATCGGGCTAACCTTGTGCTGCTCTTAAAATATGGTATGGATTTCATCAAAAACTATACCATGAGCGGCTGGGTGAAGATGCCAAACTATCGCCTTAACCTCCCCGACTATTCCGACCGTGCCATCTTTGAAGGACTGGTAAACCACCTTATCCATAGAGATTATACTATAATGGGCGGTGAAGTACATATCGACATTTATGATGACCGCGTAGAACTGGTATCACCTGGTGCTATGCTTGACGGTACACAAATTCAAGACCGTGACATATACAAAGTGCCGTCCATGCGTCGTAATCCTGTCATTGCAGATGTGTTCACACAGTTGGATTATATGGAGAAACGTGGTTCCGGTTTACGCAAAATGCGAGAGCTTACAGAGAAATTACCTAATTTCTTGCAAGGCAAAGAACCGCAATATCAAACGGAAGCGACCTCTTTCTACACCACGTTCTATAATTTGAACTGGAACGAAAGCGGAAGAATACCTGTAGAGGAAGTAGCCAACAGGGTAAATAGTACCCTCGAAAAGTACCCTGTAAACGAAGAAAGTTCGGTCGAAAAGTTCGGTGTAAACACAAAAGAGTTCGGTGTAAATGAAGAAAGTTCGGTCGAAAAGTTCGGTGTAAATGCGGATAAGTTCGGAGATACATCGGAAACACAGAAGAAAGTCAGTAAAACTGCACAAAAGATAATCGACCTCGTTATTTCAGATCCTTCAATCACAGCTGATAATATGGCCAACAAGATTGGTGTAACTAAACGCGCTATAGAGAAAAATATCAAGAGCCTTAGGGGTATGGGAATTTTGGTTCACGAAGGTTCAGACAAGGCTGGTTATTGGCGCATTATTGTTAAACCATAA
- a CDS encoding sulfatase family protein: MNKRSLNLLPCVAVLCSCSLPAYAGQSSKKEKKTKPNVIIILADDLGYGDLECYGTTRVHTPNVNRLASEGIRFTNVHATASTSTPSRYALLTGEYAWRKKGTGVAAGNAGMIIRPEQYTIADMFKSADYTTGAIGKWHLGLGDKTGTQDWNGTISPALKDIGFDYSYIMAATADRVPCIYIENGKVADYDSTAPIEVSYQKPFEGEPTGRKNPELLYNLKPSHGHDMAIVNGISRIGYMKGGGKALWKDENIADTITSHAIRFIEENKERPFFLYFATNDVHVPRFPHERFRGKNPMGLRGDAIVQFDWSVGEIMKTLDRLGLTENTLIILSSDNGPVLDDGYDDKAVELAGSHKPGGPFRGGKYSAFEAGTCVPAIVRYPAQVKKNQTLNTLLSQIDWIQSLASLVNVTIPQSKAPDSQNHLDSWLGKSKKDRPWVIEESNILALSVRKGKWKYIEPSNGSPMITWGPKIETGYAPYDQLFDMNKSEFESENLAPKYPAIVKEMKDILVQERAKGKK, encoded by the coding sequence ATGAATAAAAGATCCCTCAATCTGCTGCCTTGTGTCGCAGTTCTATGTTCTTGTTCTTTGCCCGCGTATGCCGGGCAAAGTTCAAAAAAAGAAAAAAAAACAAAACCTAATGTTATTATCATTCTCGCAGACGATTTAGGTTATGGTGATCTTGAATGTTATGGTACCACACGTGTACATACCCCCAATGTAAATCGGTTGGCTTCTGAAGGTATACGGTTTACCAATGTACATGCTACCGCTTCTACCAGTACTCCTTCCCGCTATGCTTTGCTGACCGGAGAATATGCATGGAGAAAGAAAGGTACCGGAGTAGCTGCAGGTAATGCAGGCATGATAATTCGACCAGAACAATATACTATAGCCGATATGTTTAAATCGGCAGACTATACCACCGGAGCTATTGGTAAATGGCATCTAGGATTAGGTGACAAAACGGGTACACAAGACTGGAACGGGACAATATCTCCTGCACTCAAAGATATAGGATTCGACTATTCTTATATCATGGCTGCTACTGCAGACCGTGTTCCTTGCATTTATATTGAAAACGGTAAAGTAGCCGACTATGATTCCACCGCTCCTATTGAAGTCAGTTATCAGAAACCATTTGAAGGTGAGCCGACAGGAAGAAAGAATCCTGAATTGCTTTATAATCTCAAGCCAAGCCACGGACACGACATGGCAATCGTAAACGGTATCTCGCGCATCGGATACATGAAAGGAGGAGGTAAAGCTTTGTGGAAAGATGAAAATATAGCAGACACCATCACCAGTCATGCCATCCGTTTCATTGAAGAAAACAAAGAGCGGCCTTTCTTTCTTTATTTTGCGACCAATGATGTACATGTTCCCCGCTTCCCACACGAACGTTTCAGAGGTAAAAACCCGATGGGATTACGAGGTGATGCCATTGTACAGTTTGACTGGAGCGTGGGAGAAATCATGAAAACGTTAGACCGGCTGGGATTGACTGAAAACACACTCATTATTCTATCCAGCGATAACGGTCCGGTACTGGATGATGGTTATGATGACAAAGCCGTTGAGCTTGCTGGCAGTCATAAGCCGGGTGGTCCTTTCCGTGGTGGAAAATACAGTGCCTTCGAAGCGGGAACATGTGTTCCGGCCATCGTACGCTATCCGGCACAGGTGAAAAAGAACCAAACTTTAAACACATTGCTAAGCCAAATAGACTGGATCCAATCATTGGCTTCTCTAGTAAATGTCACTATTCCCCAAAGTAAAGCTCCGGACAGTCAAAATCATTTAGACAGTTGGTTAGGAAAAAGTAAAAAAGATCGTCCTTGGGTTATCGAGGAATCTAATATTCTGGCATTATCCGTACGCAAAGGAAAATGGAAATATATCGAACCTTCCAATGGTTCCCCCATGATCACTTGGGGTCCGAAAATAGAAACAGGATATGCACCTTATGATCAGCTGTTCGATATGAATAAGTCCGAGTTTGAAAGCGAAAATCTGGCTCCGAAATATCCAGCCATAGTAAAAGAAATGAAAGATATATTGGTGCAGGAAAGAGCAAAAGGGAAAAAGTGA
- a CDS encoding BT_3987 domain-containing protein has protein sequence MKTIHTLLAAMTIAMLAISCENEFDVSDKADSLISVTVNTLNNQAAYNVGETAQAELWIQRGGLKDASGKVQFVVDPLLLDSLNQEDKTNYELLPENCYEMTNTEFTVDKNELCGYITYHPEKILALSAYNETKYVLPLRLISNDLAINPARNTSFLAFTILEPIVHISNAGVYNINPDLTSTMDIQIGVPFTNKWDILCNLTEDLSLIDEYNQINKVNFTLLPENAYTAPESVTLQEGVSQITASYQLKNNLVPGNYILPIKIGSITASQGGVPNNSLVIDEESNVLFCIVKEGNKINKSGWEVIECSSEHAGNEATYMIDDNESTYWHCKFKNEAGSSVPPFHFIIDMKKEITIAQIDLLNRGDGAANNIKWVEFYASNNNSEWDKIGAGDFNDEGTRATFRYYVKSTKARYLKLIIPEGYGNNCPPAAIRELTVYGLEGNN, from the coding sequence ATGAAAACGATACATACCTTATTAGCAGCAATGACTATTGCGATGCTGGCAATAAGTTGCGAGAATGAATTTGATGTCTCCGATAAAGCAGACAGTCTGATATCTGTTACAGTCAACACCTTGAATAATCAAGCAGCCTATAATGTCGGAGAAACTGCCCAAGCGGAACTATGGATACAACGGGGAGGACTGAAAGATGCCTCCGGTAAAGTTCAATTCGTTGTAGACCCTCTTTTGCTTGACTCGCTGAATCAAGAAGATAAAACTAATTATGAGTTATTGCCGGAAAATTGTTATGAAATGACAAATACAGAATTTACGGTAGATAAAAACGAGTTATGCGGTTACATCACGTACCATCCTGAAAAGATACTGGCTTTGTCAGCGTATAACGAAACAAAATATGTATTGCCATTACGACTCATTTCTAACGATCTGGCTATTAATCCAGCAAGAAATACATCTTTTCTTGCATTTACCATTTTGGAACCTATCGTTCATATCAGTAATGCTGGAGTATATAATATCAATCCGGATCTAACTTCTACAATGGATATACAGATCGGAGTACCCTTTACCAATAAGTGGGATATTCTTTGTAATCTGACAGAAGATTTATCATTGATTGACGAATATAATCAGATTAATAAAGTAAATTTCACTTTACTTCCCGAAAATGCCTATACTGCTCCTGAATCCGTAACTCTTCAGGAAGGAGTCAGTCAGATAACCGCCTCCTACCAACTAAAAAACAATCTGGTACCGGGAAACTATATTTTACCTATAAAAATAGGAAGTATCACGGCAAGCCAAGGAGGAGTTCCGAATAACTCACTGGTAATAGATGAGGAAAGCAACGTTTTGTTCTGTATTGTAAAAGAAGGGAATAAGATCAACAAATCCGGATGGGAAGTGATAGAGTGCAGTTCTGAACATGCAGGGAATGAAGCTACATACATGATTGACGATAATGAAAGTACATACTGGCATTGCAAATTCAAAAATGAAGCAGGATCATCTGTACCTCCCTTCCATTTTATTATTGATATGAAAAAAGAAATTACAATCGCTCAAATTGACTTACTTAATCGTGGAGACGGAGCTGCCAATAATATTAAATGGGTAGAATTTTATGCCAGCAATAACAATAGTGAATGGGATAAAATTGGTGCCGGTGATTTTAATGATGAAGGTACCAGAGCAACATTCCGATATTATGTAAAGTCTACCAAAGCACGATATCTGAAACTTATAATTCCTGAAGGATATGGAAATAACTGTCCTCCTGCCGCCATTCGCGAATTGACTGTTTACGGATTAGAAGGTAATAATTAA
- a CDS encoding RagB/SusD family nutrient uptake outer membrane protein, whose translation MKTKKKLYRKVLIVAFTLCNLCSCNYLDVSDELAGNLQSLDEIFDNVAYTKRWYANIFTAIPDYSGIVAAEGNVTGFKNPWAGMCDELTVGYGDNKLYNKTEKNAANMGFHRWGNCYKQIRQANIFLANAKPIAANGTHVDVLTEEELIEMKANVRFMRAYYHYLLFEQYGPIPLVKDAIYERDDDLDIPRSPIDEIIAYIDQELKEVSNELSQEALHEDDQHNAWPTKGVALAVRAKLWVYAASKLFNGEYKEALSITNPDGQRLFPDKDPGKWEKAVSALKDFMTFAEDENNYELLENEENPSQALYDLFQTYNREIIWATAANTWGGMDGDAFDRRCTPRSEQNGMGCTGVTQELVDAFYMNDGYPVQETSFLKQSTLYTTEGTDTYKEKVVTSNNKKVSDAKNVSNRFMNREPRFYNTVFFQNRRWHVSNNVTQFHKGSPNELSGTIYTLTGYMLYKRFNREVNKKSPGVTSKFRPSIIFRLADFYLLYAEAVNEIDPNDARVLTYLNKVRHRAGLENIEILNPDIAGKQDLQRLAIQRERRIELATEGQRYFDVRRWMIADQEGEGRQYGYVHGMNMNGTEDKFLQEVEASPIVFRRKMYLYPIPDSEMKKSDGQLVQNPGW comes from the coding sequence ATGAAAACAAAAAAGAAACTATATAGGAAAGTACTGATAGTAGCTTTTACGCTATGCAATCTCTGTTCATGCAACTATCTGGATGTATCAGATGAACTAGCCGGAAATCTTCAATCGTTGGATGAGATATTTGACAATGTCGCCTATACCAAAAGATGGTATGCCAATATTTTTACTGCTATCCCTGATTATTCGGGTATCGTCGCTGCAGAAGGCAACGTCACAGGCTTCAAAAACCCTTGGGCTGGTATGTGTGACGAACTAACCGTTGGCTATGGAGACAACAAATTATACAATAAAACAGAAAAAAATGCAGCAAACATGGGTTTTCACCGTTGGGGAAATTGTTATAAACAAATTCGGCAAGCTAATATTTTTCTGGCCAATGCCAAACCAATAGCTGCCAATGGCACCCACGTCGATGTTCTGACAGAAGAGGAACTTATAGAAATGAAAGCTAATGTCCGTTTTATGAGAGCTTATTATCATTATCTTTTGTTTGAGCAATATGGACCTATTCCTCTTGTAAAAGACGCCATTTACGAAAGAGATGATGACTTAGATATTCCACGTAGTCCGATTGATGAGATTATAGCTTACATTGATCAGGAACTGAAAGAAGTATCCAATGAACTGTCACAAGAAGCTCTACATGAGGATGACCAACACAATGCGTGGCCCACAAAAGGTGTAGCACTGGCAGTCAGAGCTAAACTATGGGTATATGCCGCCAGTAAATTATTCAATGGCGAGTACAAAGAAGCATTATCGATTACTAATCCTGACGGACAACGGCTTTTCCCAGATAAAGATCCCGGAAAATGGGAGAAAGCAGTAAGTGCTTTGAAAGATTTCATGACATTCGCTGAAGATGAAAACAATTATGAATTGTTGGAAAATGAAGAGAACCCTTCACAAGCATTGTATGATTTATTTCAAACTTACAATCGAGAAATTATATGGGCCACTGCTGCCAATACCTGGGGTGGTATGGATGGAGATGCCTTTGACCGCAGATGTACCCCAAGAAGTGAACAAAATGGAATGGGATGTACGGGTGTCACTCAAGAATTGGTAGATGCATTCTATATGAATGATGGTTATCCGGTACAAGAAACAAGTTTCCTAAAACAGTCTACACTCTACACAACCGAGGGAACAGACACTTATAAGGAAAAAGTCGTTACCAGCAACAATAAGAAAGTAAGTGATGCCAAGAATGTCAGCAATCGATTCATGAATCGTGAACCACGTTTCTATAATACCGTATTCTTTCAAAACAGAAGATGGCACGTCAGTAATAACGTTACCCAGTTCCATAAAGGAAGTCCTAATGAACTTAGTGGTACTATTTATACTCTTACGGGCTATATGCTGTATAAGAGATTTAATCGTGAGGTTAATAAGAAATCACCGGGAGTTACATCAAAATTCCGTCCTTCTATCATTTTCCGTCTAGCCGATTTTTACCTGCTATACGCAGAAGCTGTCAACGAAATCGATCCTAACGATGCACGAGTATTGACCTACCTGAATAAAGTACGTCACCGCGCAGGATTAGAAAATATAGAAATTTTGAATCCTGACATTGCAGGCAAACAGGATCTGCAAAGACTGGCTATACAGCGTGAACGCCGCATCGAACTGGCTACTGAAGGACAACGTTATTTCGACGTACGCCGCTGGATGATAGCTGACCAAGAAGGTGAAGGACGTCAATATGGATACGTGCATGGTATGAACATGAATGGAACTGAAGATAAATTCCTTCAGGAAGTAGAGGCCAGCCCCATCGTATTCAGACGCAAAATGTACCTATATCCTATTCCGGATAGTGAAATGAAAAAGTCTGATGGACAACTTGTTCAGAATCCGGGATGGTAA